The following are encoded in a window of Microbacterium sp. LWO13-1.2 genomic DNA:
- a CDS encoding SRPBCC family protein has protein sequence MKTPHGRRRRAHATQDRALYVEILIRAPLETVWERTQDPTSHVRWDARFTSIRPTRVRENGAQEFDYELDLGLHKIRGTGSSLGTRHGRHGERTSALVFDSADRLSPLGSGRGYWRYIPTDDGVRFLTGYDYQPGWGPIGRILDPLITRRFVWWLTAWSFDRLRIWAEEDVVPEKTTWWRSLLPGERQRARAGRCMSRPARDDGRSVMQAAPDSLAEITS, from the coding sequence ATGAAGACCCCGCACGGCCGGAGGAGGCGCGCTCACGCGACGCAGGATCGCGCGCTCTACGTCGAGATTCTCATTCGGGCACCCCTGGAGACGGTGTGGGAACGCACTCAGGACCCCACCTCGCACGTGCGCTGGGATGCCCGTTTCACGTCGATCAGGCCCACGCGAGTCCGCGAGAACGGGGCGCAGGAGTTCGATTACGAGCTCGACCTCGGACTGCACAAGATCCGTGGCACCGGTTCTTCTCTCGGCACCCGTCACGGTCGGCACGGCGAGCGCACCTCCGCCCTCGTCTTCGATTCTGCCGACCGGCTCTCGCCGCTCGGCAGCGGTCGCGGCTATTGGCGTTACATCCCGACGGATGATGGAGTGCGTTTCCTCACCGGATACGACTATCAGCCGGGCTGGGGTCCGATCGGCCGAATCCTCGACCCGCTGATCACACGGCGGTTCGTCTGGTGGCTCACCGCGTGGAGTTTCGATCGGCTCCGGATCTGGGCAGAGGAGGATGTCGTTCCCGAGAAGACGACCTGGTGGCGCTCGTTGCTCCCTGGAGAACGACAGCGGGCTCGCGCCGGACGCTGCATGTCGCGTCCCGCGCGCGATGACGGCCGCTCCGTGATGCAAGCCGCCCCCGATTCGCTCGCGGAGATCACCTCATGA
- a CDS encoding DUF4166 domain-containing protein, whose amino-acid sequence MMPTDGVFRRALGADFERLHPQLQRRFGVGVAAGYGCIGRGVMSEVRRGPWWTLPFLAFGTLRNIMFPEKGQNIPFQIDNHAYVDSLGRETVTFVRTMDIRPGRRRRFDATMIYSERRGRIVDYLGTHQHLAVDLDLSVTDDGGLRLASGAQRFYEGPVSFRFPMLFSGRAHLTEHYDEERQCFVIDLEVRNALLGFLFGYRGEFACEFPEGTDAPQTAKPYREERRE is encoded by the coding sequence ATGATGCCGACCGACGGCGTGTTCCGCCGTGCACTGGGTGCCGATTTCGAGCGCCTGCATCCGCAGCTGCAGCGGCGATTCGGTGTCGGTGTCGCTGCCGGCTACGGCTGCATCGGGCGCGGTGTGATGTCGGAGGTGCGGCGTGGACCGTGGTGGACGCTGCCGTTCCTGGCGTTCGGGACCCTGCGCAACATCATGTTCCCCGAGAAGGGGCAGAACATCCCGTTCCAGATCGACAACCACGCCTACGTCGACAGCCTCGGCCGAGAGACCGTCACCTTCGTGCGGACGATGGATATCCGACCGGGGCGCCGTCGCCGCTTCGATGCGACGATGATCTACAGCGAGCGTCGCGGCAGGATCGTGGACTACCTGGGCACGCATCAGCATCTCGCGGTGGATCTCGACCTGTCCGTCACCGACGACGGCGGTCTGCGCCTGGCCTCGGGCGCGCAGCGGTTCTATGAGGGCCCGGTGTCGTTCCGGTTCCCGATGCTGTTCAGCGGCCGAGCCCACCTCACCGAGCACTACGACGAAGAGCGGCAGTGCTTCGTCATCGATCTCGAGGTGCGAAATGCGCTGCTCGGTTTCCTCTTCGGGTACCGCGGGGAGTTCGCCTGCGAGTTTCCGGAGGGCACGGACGCGCCGCAGACAGCGAAGCCCTACCGCGAAGAGCGTCGCGAGTGA
- a CDS encoding DUF4166 domain-containing protein — MIAQGDVFLRALGVRSQQLHPAILAQLRQPHAPEDSVHGVFETAGSRFGRLAFLARPVLGSSLLLTRFGADVPFVLTARASRTAAGRAVLETTRRFEFPGATEVISDRLVEDPEAGGLRNLLGDRRRVELILDCTVTDHGSLRMQSRHVALVLGGRRIPLRGPFGIVVSVEDGWDAEHQRRTIAMEARHPLLGTVLEYRGWYRPNDLGDAESQYE, encoded by the coding sequence GTGATCGCACAGGGCGACGTCTTCCTCCGTGCACTGGGTGTCCGATCGCAACAGCTCCATCCGGCGATCCTGGCGCAGCTGAGGCAGCCCCACGCCCCGGAGGACTCCGTGCACGGAGTCTTCGAGACGGCGGGCAGCCGGTTCGGACGGCTGGCGTTCCTCGCCCGTCCCGTCCTCGGGTCGTCGCTGCTCCTCACCCGCTTCGGCGCAGACGTGCCTTTCGTGCTGACCGCGCGTGCATCGAGAACCGCCGCAGGTCGCGCGGTGCTGGAGACGACACGCCGATTCGAGTTTCCCGGGGCGACGGAGGTGATCAGCGATCGTCTCGTCGAGGATCCTGAGGCCGGTGGTCTGCGCAACCTCCTCGGCGATCGCCGGCGGGTCGAGCTCATCCTGGACTGCACGGTGACGGATCACGGATCGCTCCGGATGCAGTCCCGCCACGTCGCCCTGGTTCTTGGAGGGCGACGGATCCCGCTCCGAGGGCCCTTCGGGATCGTCGTCTCCGTCGAAGACGGGTGGGACGCCGAGCATCAGCGGAGGACCATCGCGATGGAAGCTCGACACCCGCTGCTGGGTACCGTCCTGGAGTATCGCGGCTGGTACCGGCCGAACGATCTCGGCGACGCCGAATCTCAGTACGAGTAG
- a CDS encoding exodeoxyribonuclease III has translation MPHLRVATVNVNGIRASVRNGMHAWLDSADVDVLTLQEVRGQDEHLEAAFPGWSIVHDEATAKGRAGVAIVSRTPALATRTAFGDDDFDSKGRWLEGDFVLGDRPITIVSAYVHSGEAETPRQEEKWRFLEAFGPRLSELAADDALAVVTGDLNVGHRELDIKNWRGNRKKSGFLPRERAYFDRFLGAAGAEITGVDGSVGPGLGWVDVGRRFHGEVEGPYTWWSARGQAFDNDTGWRIDYHLASPALAERVGAYHVARAASYDQRWSDHAPVVVDYSY, from the coding sequence ATGCCTCATCTGCGTGTCGCCACAGTCAATGTCAACGGAATTCGGGCCTCGGTCCGCAATGGGATGCACGCCTGGCTGGATTCTGCCGATGTCGATGTGCTCACTCTGCAGGAGGTCCGCGGGCAGGACGAGCATCTCGAGGCCGCCTTCCCCGGCTGGTCGATCGTGCACGACGAGGCCACCGCGAAGGGACGCGCCGGCGTCGCGATCGTGAGCCGCACCCCCGCCCTCGCGACCCGCACCGCATTCGGTGACGACGACTTCGATTCGAAGGGGCGCTGGCTCGAAGGGGACTTCGTCCTCGGCGACCGGCCGATCACCATCGTCAGTGCCTACGTGCACTCCGGCGAAGCCGAGACGCCGCGCCAAGAAGAGAAGTGGCGCTTCCTCGAGGCCTTCGGACCGCGCCTGAGCGAGCTCGCAGCCGACGATGCCCTCGCGGTCGTCACCGGCGACCTCAACGTCGGGCACCGCGAACTCGACATCAAGAACTGGCGGGGCAACCGCAAGAAGTCCGGCTTCCTGCCGCGTGAGCGCGCCTATTTCGATCGCTTCCTCGGTGCGGCCGGAGCCGAGATCACCGGTGTCGACGGATCAGTGGGTCCGGGTCTCGGCTGGGTCGACGTGGGCCGACGCTTCCACGGCGAGGTCGAGGGGCCGTACACGTGGTGGTCGGCACGCGGTCAGGCGTTCGACAACGACACCGGCTGGCGCATCGATTACCACCTCGCCTCCCCCGCCCTCGCGGAGCGCGTCGGCGCCTATCACGTGGCTCGAGCGGCGTCCTACGACCAGCGCTGGAGCGATCACGCGCCGGTGGTCGTCGACTACTCGTACTGA
- a CDS encoding YihY/virulence factor BrkB family protein, whose product MRARHLKERVIASFPVRVWRHFLRQNGFLLSAGMSYQGLFALFALLYIAFAGAGLWLGGSPRAIRALIDGANAYIPGLISKNGVASPAEVEAIAQSTTGVLSVTGAIAAIVVIWSATTAVTFTRRAIRDIFGLPFDARNFLLLKLWDLIAAAAFGLSLLLGSALSVFGVWALAQAVEAFGGDASRPMYEVGVRISSILIAFAMDAAALALLVRYLTGTSLRWRRVLPGALIGGGAVVVLQLGAGLLLSHTPTNPLLATFAVAVAILLWCRAVSIVVLVAASWIAVGAADHDQPLMAKAESITHEDEVQALVIAARVRVQRTQEALDDAAWWRAPLVSHRLRRARTEWRRALEEAEEAGVAVVEPPRRNDDVGDAR is encoded by the coding sequence GTGCGCGCCAGACACCTGAAGGAGCGCGTGATCGCGTCCTTTCCGGTGCGGGTCTGGCGGCACTTCCTGCGGCAGAACGGCTTCCTCCTCTCGGCGGGGATGAGCTATCAGGGTTTGTTCGCCCTGTTCGCGTTGCTCTACATCGCGTTCGCGGGCGCCGGCCTCTGGCTCGGCGGAAGCCCGCGCGCGATCCGCGCCCTCATCGATGGCGCGAACGCCTACATTCCCGGGCTGATCAGTAAGAACGGCGTCGCGTCCCCTGCCGAGGTCGAAGCGATCGCCCAGTCGACGACGGGCGTGCTCAGCGTGACCGGTGCCATCGCGGCGATCGTCGTGATCTGGTCCGCCACGACCGCCGTGACCTTCACCCGTCGCGCGATCCGCGACATCTTCGGACTCCCCTTCGATGCGCGCAACTTCCTGCTGCTGAAGCTCTGGGATCTCATCGCCGCAGCCGCGTTCGGGCTGTCGCTGCTTCTCGGATCGGCGCTCAGCGTGTTCGGGGTCTGGGCGCTCGCGCAGGCCGTCGAGGCCTTCGGCGGAGACGCGTCCCGGCCGATGTACGAGGTCGGCGTGCGGATATCGTCGATCCTCATCGCGTTCGCGATGGATGCCGCCGCTCTTGCGCTGCTGGTGCGCTACCTCACCGGAACATCGCTGCGCTGGCGGCGCGTCCTGCCCGGCGCACTGATCGGCGGCGGAGCTGTCGTCGTGCTGCAGCTCGGAGCAGGTCTGCTGTTGTCGCACACCCCCACGAACCCGCTCCTGGCGACCTTCGCCGTCGCCGTCGCGATCCTGCTCTGGTGCCGGGCGGTCTCGATCGTCGTCCTCGTCGCGGCGTCCTGGATCGCGGTCGGCGCCGCAGATCATGACCAGCCGCTGATGGCGAAGGCGGAGAGCATCACGCACGAGGACGAAGTGCAGGCGCTCGTGATCGCCGCACGGGTGCGCGTTCAGCGGACTCAGGAAGCTCTCGACGACGCCGCGTGGTGGCGAGCACCCCTCGTCTCCCATCGCCTGCGTCGTGCACGCACCGAATGGCGCAGAGCCCTCGAGGAGGCCGAGGAAGCGGGGGTCGCGGTGGTAGAGCCCCCGAGACGGAACGACGATGTCGGAGACGCTCGTTAG
- a CDS encoding succinate dehydrogenase iron-sulfur subunit, producing MSKAIADAPAADAPIQSFIVTFNIRRFDPEVDAEPHWVDYDVELYSTDRVLDALHKIKWEVDGSLTFRRSCAHGICGSDAMRINGRNRLACKTLIKDLDISKPIYVEAIKGLPLEKDLVVDMEPFFASYREVQPFLVAGSVPEKGKERVQSIADREIFDDTTKCILCAACTSSCPVFWTDGQYFGPAAIVNAHRFIFDSRDDNAAVRLDILNDKEGVWRCRTTFNCSEACPRGIEVTKAIAEVKQAVLRGGR from the coding sequence ATGTCGAAAGCCATAGCCGACGCGCCCGCTGCGGATGCCCCCATCCAATCGTTCATCGTCACCTTCAACATCCGCCGATTCGACCCCGAGGTCGACGCGGAACCGCACTGGGTCGACTACGACGTGGAGCTCTACTCCACCGACCGTGTACTCGACGCCCTGCACAAGATCAAGTGGGAAGTCGACGGCTCGCTCACCTTCCGTCGCTCCTGTGCGCACGGCATCTGCGGCTCGGACGCGATGCGCATCAACGGTCGCAACCGTCTCGCCTGCAAGACCCTGATCAAGGACTTGGACATCTCCAAGCCGATCTACGTCGAGGCCATCAAGGGCCTCCCGCTGGAGAAGGACCTCGTCGTCGACATGGAGCCGTTCTTCGCGTCCTACCGCGAAGTTCAGCCGTTCCTCGTCGCCGGCTCCGTCCCCGAGAAGGGCAAGGAGCGCGTCCAGTCGATCGCCGACCGCGAGATCTTCGACGACACCACGAAGTGCATTCTGTGCGCGGCGTGCACGTCGTCGTGCCCGGTGTTCTGGACCGACGGCCAGTACTTCGGCCCGGCCGCGATCGTCAACGCGCACCGCTTCATCTTCGACTCGCGCGACGACAACGCCGCGGTGCGTCTCGACATCCTCAACGACAAAGAGGGCGTCTGGCGCTGCCGCACGACCTTCAACTGCTCCGAGGCATGCCCGCGCGGCATCGAGGTCACCAAGGCCATCGCCGAGGTCAAGCAGGCTGTGCTGCGCGGCGGTCGCTGA
- the sdhA gene encoding succinate dehydrogenase flavoprotein subunit: MTTETQDSVVRDGVHYHQFDIVIVGAGGAGMRAAIEAGSGAKTAVISKLYPTRSHTGAAQGGMAAALANVEEDSWEWHTFDTVKGGDYLVDQDAAEILAKEAIDAVIDLENMGLPFNRTPEGKIDQRRFGGHTAEHGKTPVRRACYAADRTGHMILQTLFQNCVKLGINFFNEFYVLDLLTVKDADGKTEISGVVAYDLSTGELHVFQAKAVIFATGGFGKIFKTTSNAHTLTGDGVGIVWRKGLPLEDLEFFQFHPTGLAGLGILLTEGARGEGAILRNASGERFMERYAPTIKDLAPRDIVARCMVQEVAEGRGAGPHKDYVLLDCTHLGAEVLETKLPDITEFARTYLGVDPVVEPVPVMPTAHYAMGGIPTNNNAEVLADNTTVVPGLYAAGECACVSVHGANRLGTNSLLDINVFGKRAGRQAVEYVKTAEFVPLPEDPAGFVKGMLDGLRNNQGTERIAVLRKALQDEMDKGAQVFRTHDSLEHVLGVIKELRDRYRNVHVDDKGQRFNTDLLEAVELGFLLDIAEVVVYAAQNRQESRGGHMRDDFPNRNDEKYMQHTMAYLTGDAHSSTPSDHIKLDWKPVVFTKNEKGELNYPPMERKY; encoded by the coding sequence AGACCCAGGATTCCGTCGTCCGCGACGGCGTGCACTACCACCAGTTCGACATCGTCATCGTCGGCGCCGGCGGCGCCGGGATGCGCGCGGCGATCGAGGCCGGCTCCGGCGCGAAGACCGCCGTGATCTCGAAGCTCTATCCGACGCGCTCGCACACGGGTGCCGCGCAGGGCGGCATGGCCGCCGCCCTCGCGAACGTCGAAGAGGACTCCTGGGAGTGGCACACCTTCGACACCGTCAAGGGCGGCGACTACCTGGTCGATCAGGATGCTGCGGAGATCCTCGCGAAGGAAGCCATCGACGCGGTCATCGACCTCGAGAACATGGGTCTTCCCTTCAACCGCACCCCCGAGGGCAAGATCGATCAGCGCCGCTTCGGCGGGCACACCGCAGAGCACGGCAAGACCCCGGTGCGCCGCGCGTGCTACGCCGCCGACCGCACCGGTCACATGATTCTGCAGACGCTGTTCCAGAACTGCGTCAAGCTCGGTATCAACTTCTTCAACGAGTTCTACGTGCTCGATCTGCTGACGGTGAAGGATGCCGACGGCAAGACCGAGATCTCGGGCGTCGTGGCCTACGACCTCTCCACCGGGGAGCTGCACGTGTTCCAGGCGAAGGCCGTGATCTTCGCGACGGGCGGCTTCGGCAAGATCTTCAAGACCACCTCCAACGCCCACACCCTCACCGGTGACGGCGTCGGAATCGTCTGGCGCAAGGGCCTCCCCCTCGAGGACCTCGAGTTCTTCCAGTTCCACCCGACCGGCCTCGCCGGTCTCGGCATCCTTCTCACCGAGGGAGCCCGCGGTGAGGGCGCGATCCTGCGCAACGCCTCCGGTGAGCGCTTCATGGAGCGCTACGCCCCCACCATCAAGGACCTCGCCCCGCGTGACATCGTCGCCCGTTGCATGGTCCAGGAGGTCGCAGAGGGCCGCGGCGCCGGACCGCACAAGGACTACGTGCTGCTGGACTGCACGCACCTGGGAGCCGAGGTCCTCGAGACCAAGCTCCCCGACATCACCGAGTTCGCCCGCACCTACCTGGGCGTCGACCCGGTGGTCGAGCCGGTCCCGGTGATGCCGACAGCGCACTACGCCATGGGCGGCATCCCCACGAACAACAACGCCGAGGTGCTGGCCGACAACACCACCGTCGTGCCGGGTCTGTACGCGGCCGGCGAGTGCGCGTGCGTCTCCGTGCACGGCGCGAACCGTCTCGGCACCAACTCGCTCCTGGACATCAACGTCTTCGGCAAGCGCGCCGGCCGTCAGGCCGTCGAATACGTCAAGACCGCCGAGTTCGTGCCGCTGCCGGAGGACCCGGCCGGTTTCGTCAAGGGCATGCTCGACGGCCTGCGCAACAACCAGGGCACCGAGCGCATCGCAGTGCTCCGCAAGGCGCTGCAGGACGAGATGGACAAGGGCGCGCAGGTGTTCCGCACCCACGACTCGCTCGAGCACGTCCTCGGCGTGATCAAGGAGCTGCGCGACCGCTACCGGAACGTGCACGTCGACGACAAGGGTCAGCGGTTCAACACCGACCTGCTCGAGGCCGTCGAGCTGGGGTTCCTCCTCGACATCGCCGAGGTCGTCGTCTACGCCGCACAGAACCGCCAAGAGAGCCGTGGCGGCCACATGCGCGACGACTTCCCGAACCGCAACGACGAGAAGTACATGCAGCACACGATGGCGTACCTGACCGGCGACGCGCACTCGTCCACGCCGAGCGACCACATCAAGCTGGACTGGAAGCCCGTCGTGTTCACCAAGAACGAGAAGGGCGAGTTGAACTACCCGCCCATGGAGAGGAAGTACTGA